The Sulfurimonas aquatica genomic sequence TGGCCCTTTTCAAAAATAGCTCGTTACGTTCTTGAGGGAAAGAATATTCCACATAAAACAGTAGCCCTAACAATAGACGATGCTTATATAAGTGTCTACACAAAAGCTTTTCCCCTGTTAAAGGAGAAAAAATATCCATTTACCGTTTTTGTAAATACTTCTGCAGTAGGTGGCAAGTCTATCAACTATGTGAGTTGGGAACAGATACGAGAGATGCGTTTACATGGGGGTGAGTTTGCAAATCATTCGCTAACTCATGATGTTTTACTCCCTTGCAAAGATGAAAGTAAGCAGAAATGGCAAAGCCGTTTAAAAAAAGAGATAGAAGGTGCACAAGAAAAACTTCATGAAGAGCTCGGCATACATACAAACGAAAATCCAAAACTACTCTCTTATCCATTTGGCGAGTATAGTCAAGCGACTGCTGAGTTTATAAAAAGGCTAGGCTATATTGGAGTAACTCAAACATCAGGTGCCATTGATTTAAATAGCGATTTAAAAGCCCTACCGCGTTTTGCGATGTCGGAGACTTTTTCAGACCTTGATGGGTTTGTTTTGAAGTTAAACACCCTTGCGTTACCTATAGCCTCCCTATCTCCATATGAGCCGCTTGTCAAAGAGAACAATCCACCTAAATTAACTTTAAAACTAAAATATCCTATGAAAAGAATGAACTGTTTTACGTCTAATGGCGAAGGGATTAGCATTAAATGGCTCTCTGATTTAGAGGCGGAA encodes the following:
- a CDS encoding polysaccharide deacetylase family protein, with translation MNISLRLQVIFVLMLMITSMDAQEINKTYNSSQKQNMSAIVFMYHRFGESTYPSTNIRLEQFKRQLDYLEQKSFKVWPFSKIARYVLEGKNIPHKTVALTIDDAYISVYTKAFPLLKEKKYPFTVFVNTSAVGGKSINYVSWEQIREMRLHGGEFANHSLTHDVLLPCKDESKQKWQSRLKKEIEGAQEKLHEELGIHTNENPKLLSYPFGEYSQATAEFIKRLGYIGVTQTSGAIDLNSDLKALPRFAMSETFSDLDGFVLKLNTLALPIASLSPYEPLVKENNPPKLTLKLKYPMKRMNCFTSNGEGISIKWLSDLEAEVQASKTLNAPRDRYTCTAPSEDGKWFWYSHLWIIN